The window TAGAAATGTTTAATTTTTCAATTGTTGATTAGTACATCCTACTTTTTCCCCCCCTTTTTCTATATACACGCACAAATTTAATGTTTGTTTATGTACCATATTGCAATGAGCAGCTTGTGCGCAGCAATAGCCGGAGATCTATGCCATCACAAGCTGATGAAGAGGCTCATCAGTTATCCTATTTGCAGAAGCATCTTGGAAACATAATCACTCTTTTGGCTGACTCTGTGGAAGGAGAAGAATCTTTGGTTTGTGTTTTCACTTTACTAATGTTGCAAAATCATTATATTTCGTTATGAAGTCTGGGGAAACCATTTCTTAGTTTCTTTAAAGTTTGCAGTCTTTTGATGTGATTTCAAAGTTTGCAGGTTTTGACGATGGAGAAGTTTGAGCATCTTGGGTTTTTGATCTACTTTGGTGAAAAAGGATCGGAGAAAACTCCGTTGAGCCAGAATGCACCATTTTTCGCTAATTCAGATCCAGATATGCCAGCCGCTCCAGTTCCTGCATCTCAGGTTCATGATTGGATCTTACAAAGTATTTCTGATGCATTGGATCGAATCTCGGAAAGAGTTGCTGCGAAAGAGAATGGGCAAGCCAGTCCTTCTGATCATGACGTTTTAATGACTGATGCTTCTCCTACCTTTAAGGCATCTACTAGTGCTAAGGGTCCCAGTTTTATAGAGGGAATCTCTAAACAAGCATACGTAAAACAGGCTCCTGAACTTAGCGGATCGTTTGTAAAGGTTAGTTTTGTTATGCCTTATATACTTGGTATAGGCACTCTTTAGGGTAATCTAATCTCTTATTATCTAGCTGGTTAGATTTCTCTTTTAGTCTTTTATGAGCTACTACTCAACAAACGCCCTCTCTTTGCATCCCTCTACATATATCTTGATAACATGTAACTTTTTGTTATCCTTTGTGTTCCGAGCTTTGAGATCTTCTGATTTAGTTCCTGTTTGcgtatgtttataaaattgaatGACCTACCAGTGAAGTTGAATTAAGTTATGGATAGGGCTTGTTGATGTAAGAGCCATAGCTActtgaagtttatttatttagatgCCTAACTTCATATAGAAATCTAGCTAGATTGAGATGTGCTTATTAGGATTTATATTGTATGTTCATCAAAACGAAAAGGTCTGCATGAGGAcaattgtgaatttgtgatttGTCTCAATGACTGCTCTGAGATTGGGTTCAGCTTGAGTTAACATCATTATTTGATTTTGCGCAGGTTGTTAATTGCCATGAATCTGTCATTTATGTGTTAGCTCCTTTGAAATATGCCACCATATATGGATGCTCTGATGCGACTATAGTGCTGGGCGCTGTTGGAAAGGTATTTTTAGTTTTGGAGGATGCCCAGTACTCCTGTCATAAGTGCGTAATGTGTGTCAGAAATAATTTATATGCTTAAATGCCACCATTTGCACAAACCAAGTTATCTAAATTTAGGCTGCATTTGATAACATTGAAGTTGAATATGTTTTGCAAATCGATTTATAGTCATTGTAATCTACATTTGATCCTGGCAAAACAGTTTTCAGATTGTTTTGTAGAAGTTTATGTGTTTAAAACCTTCTTTTCATTTCAATCAATATATTCGTTTTAGCTGTAAGTGGATTTTGGTGCAATTGGATTAAAAGTAATACGCGATCATCTGTCGATTATTATCTTTACTTACCTACCtgtgtgtatatattattgCTGAATGCTGCGAGAACTGTTTCTGTAACTTTCAGGCTGTAAGAGTTGAACATTGTGAGAGGGTTCATGTAATTTCAGCAGCAAAACGAATCTGCATTGCTAATTGTCGTGAGTGTATATTCTTTTTGGGGGTAAACCAGCAACCCCTTATTGTTGGTGACAACCATAAGTTGCAGGTATGTTCCAAAGGAATCCCCAATTCTTTGTGTTTAGTAGTTAACCGGTATCTACACTTCCTGTTTGGCGTTTTTTAGgaatatattttgttgttgattgATTTTATCATTATTGTGACTACTTttatttcaactttgatttgAGACAACTGAAGCACAGTTCTTTTTACCTTCTAATGTGTGAAATATAGTTCTGCgtaaatcatataaatatgaaaagaaaactaaataCTCATACAGTTGCCTTTCTAACTTTAGCTTCTCTTTTGTATTCTGGACTAATTGCCACTTCGGTACAGGTTGCACCATATAATACATTTTACACGCAATTGGAGGAACACATGGCACAAGTTGGAATCGAGGCTACTCCAAACAGATGGGGGGAGCCTGTTGCATTGGGCCTTATTGATCCACATGATTCTCTCTCTCATCCAGCTGGTGTATCCGATTGTCAAGCCGAGTCAGCTACTTGCATTGACCCTGATCAGTTCACAAATTTCTTAGTATGCTCCTTTTTATTTCTTGATCTGATATGTATGCATCTAGCAGTTGCAAACTACTTTCGAGAGTAGGTCAGTCCAGTTGCGTATCTTTGATAGGGGacaaatgaataaaatatttcaaatgTAGATAAAATCAAGCAGGTCAAATATAGTCCAACCTCATTTAAATGCTTACAATACCCGAAACATTTTATTTACATTAAGTAGATCATCTTTGaaacatattatatacattaacgATTTACTGAAATAATAAACCATGTTTTAACTTCTAATCGTGTATATGATTTACTGAAATAAAAAAGGGAATGTAGAAAAAGTGTTCGGTTGGTCAACCCGAACCATTTTGACAATACACCCTCTGCCCAAAGACGGAACTTTCAAGGGGCAGGGACCCCTCCAAAAGTTTGAGCCTTTAGTGTAAATAGTGTGGAtgtaaaacatttttttcactATTGACCCCTTCAAAACCCAATCAAGAAAAATTGAGGAGCAAACAAGTGGAGAGAAAAGCTAATTTATTAccacataaatataaaaaatggcGTCCGTCTGTTGTTTTTGCTTCAAATTTtaatcatcatcaattcatccTTATCCTTCTCAAACTACGGGtatttatagtttattattattatcattattatttattattattagggagTATATGATATGATAGGGTGATTTGTACGTAGTAGCCttattttatagttttgtaTTACTTAATTACAAACAATTTTTAGGAACAGAACTTTAATATCGTGAATTTTTTCTGTCGTTTAAACTTTAGAATCTCAATTTGTCTAATTGTCTTTTAGATATACAGTAATATACCATTAAGGAATTGAGATGCTTAAATTTGTTGTATAATTTAACTGAAATTGTTTGCTACTATTAAATCTTTACACCTTTTGCAGGGGTATTATGGGAAAACCTAGAACAAttgatttaatttgttttgtaagtaAAAAAGGAAATGGATGCAAAACTGAATTGAACTTCATTTTCTTAATTCTGCTTTAAGATCTATTCTCATATtgttacacacacacacacacacatacattcatatatttataatatgctGTTTAGgtttttggtttataaaaataatatttttttctagTACAAATTGCCCCCCCcagcaaattttcaagttctGTTATTGCCTCTACCCCTGGCACATTTATTGATGTGTTTGATGGGCTTTACAGATTCCTAACTGGCTAGAAGGACAAGCTTCTGGATCCACAAAAGATAATCCATTTTCATTGCCCGAAGCCTATCAGTCAAGTCAGCGGAGAAATGTATGATCATTATTTTATAGTGTCTTGATACTTGAATCGCTTTCATGGCCTttatatcacttttttttttcaggaAAATAATTTGGTGGAGGTTCAACAGATGTTGAGAGAAGCAGCACTGGAAGATGGCAGGAGAAAGGAATTGTCAAATGCACTTCATGTCTACTTTAGAGACTGGTTATATGGTAATCATCATCTGAGAGTATATTCTTTACTGAAAAAcatctacaaatatatattaatacttCAGTTATTTAACTATTTGCAGCCTCCGGGAACATTAGACAACTATATTGCCTGCAAGGTGAATAGAAGGGTGAAGTGTAGTTGCAATCAAGTCAAGCAAAGGATATAAAACTTTCAAGAGGGGCAAGTCGCTAATGCCGTATATGTTGCTGCTGCTACaaagttaaaatcaaatttacagCTCaacttgtaatatcttgttaaCTCCTTGTCCCTCTTGATGAATAGAATAAAAtctacattttttattttttattttgttttgtttagagTCCCCGAGCTTTGatttatgtttcaaatatgTATCTTTGCCTAATCCAAGGGTAACTGCCGTCTGAGTTTTTATCACTGTGTAGACCCCTTTGCAGCTTATGCATTTTTCTGAATCCAATAGGTATGTTGCACTTTTTTTCCTTCCcatttttatataagttttatcTTCTTCCTTACACATGGTATGTTGCTGTTGAACATGATCAGATTTTTACATCCAATATTGGGAGCCTTTGGTTAGGAGGCCGGAATCACCATGGTCCATACGACTTTGACTTATGAGTTTGAAAGCACCTTGAAATGCcgttaaacaataaaaaaaagtagcttTAAATGGGTTTTCTATATACCCTGATCTTGGTGGGTTTGTGAAACAGCCAATACAGTAGGTTTTGTGCTTATTTTTTAAAGGTACAGCTGTAAGTCAGTAACCAAACATGGGTATAAGGAACTGCacacattttttagttttattgcaTCAGATAgttaaagtttataatcaaATAAAGGTCATTTTTGAGACGATAAGATGAAATCTGTGGTTGACGAGTCCATTTCCATGACAGACAAATTCAGGGGCTCTGGTTTCACGTTTCCTGACATAATGGCTGCATGTTTGAGAATCACCACAAACCTGGCCTCCGCAATTTCAcattttgaatgaaaaaaaagtgTTGAGCTCTTAATTGGATTCCTTGATATGGTTGAGTTTGAGACTTGTAACTAACATATGCGTATGTACCAACACAATGTGTTCATTTGCAGCGCCTCAATTTAAAGGAGAGTTGTCTCAATCTTGTGAACATACGAATATACGATGGTTGCTTGCCAAAATCGATTGGCAAAATGGCAAGTTTGACATATACAGAGATGATCCATGTAAAGAAttatcttttcattttcattggtTAATTGTTAAAGCCttcatttatttgttttggTTATAGAGATAAATGTATGGGTTATGCGTATTTATACAGTGTTACGTTTTATTGTTAAGCTTCAATCTTTAATTATTCATCAACATAATTCTTATTACTTACTTCATGGATATCATTTTCCAGACTCCAACCATTTAATTTATCCTTATAATTCATGTCACACTACCactgttactttttttttttttacctaatataggaagtgatatttgtatcatatgatttgattaatttaccataCATTAGCTATTTATACAATAAGTTGTAGCATTTGTATTTTGTGATAAGTTAATTAAGTTGGTGAATTAATCAACTtatgtggtacaaatatcacttacCAAAAATTATTTACCATTAATAATcttaaactttataaataaaacgcATTTAAAATAAACGACTTACGACCACCATAACACGTAAAGAAGATTTAGTTAATAGAAGTGTGTCATTAGTGATTTACTCATAAaacatttcttttttcattaatttaaacatctccacgtaatatatctataataatgttaatgaagtaatttacaacataaaccttcaattcttaaaataactacactagtttctttaacatcaattacttttaaatttaccACCATAGCCGCCCCTACTACCCGTCACCATCACACCTGTCGCTACCGCCACCACCATTCCGCCGTTCCCATcaacaccgccgcattgcgcgagaaTATGACTCGTTTATTTTAATATGAATTGTATTACTCGTAAAATAAGTGAATTAGACGTACCCGGTTAAGTCAATCAAATTACAGTTCTACTTTCCtttgaaggaaaaaaagaaaaagaaaaacaatacaATAGTATCACTAGAGTCTACGGCGTTACAAATACTAGTAGGCTGAGTCACCGAACCCACAATCTCGCCGGCGGTCATCGGAAATTTTACTAAATGCAGAATTCCGATAACGTTCGCGACCTTCCGATCGATATAGCTTTCGCACGTCTTGGCggtacatacatatacatatacatatacatttacatctatatatatatatctgttcaatatatgattgattaataataatgaattaaaaatGAATGAATATAGAATGGCTGGTTGATCGGAAAAGAATACCATCAGATTGGAGAAAAAAAGTGGCGGTTATCAAATCAAAGATTTCAACTGCTTTTCAATCTCTTCCTAAAGATATTCATCCTTTTTTCCAAACCCTAGAGCTTGATGGTTAGTTTTCTTTTTACTGTAACGGTAAAAcggtatttatttatttagaaactAATGTAAGTTATCTATGTTGTCAGGGATTGGATACTTGgaagctaaaaaaatatatgacataCTTTTGAAATCAACTTCAGAAAGCCGCAATATTTTCGGCCGGCTTTCGGGTGATGCTGTAAGTACCTATATACTAGtcttgcttatatatatatatgtatatatatgtgtgtatgtatgtgttttaTGTCTAGAAAGTGTTAAAACACCTTACTGTATTTCGTTTACGGTAGGGTGCTTGGGAGGCAATCGTGCGAGCTTACGAAAAGGACCATTTGTTCCTTGGGGAGGCTGCTCAGATTATGGTCCAAAATGTGAACTATGAAATGTatgaatataattatataaggaATGCATATGTATAATAATGCTTTTACTGATTACGtttgttttctatatatagCCCGTATCATAAAAAGCTCATTCAGAGGACACAACAACAGCTTGCTGAGCTAGAAAGAAAGGAAACTGATATCAAAAGAAATGCAGCTCTTTCAGCTGCTAAGTATGCAGAGGCATGCCAGGAGCTAGGATTGCAGGTTATTATAGATTTTGTGGTCAAATAACATCAGTTGGTTTGATTTGATGCTTTCTCTTGACAAACAATTAATCGCTTGTGGGTTGCAGGGAATCAATGTGAAGTCGGAATTGTTGGAAACTGCATCAAGTTCACTACCCGTCACGTTTAGCAACTTGCTAGAAGTTTTGAAATGTGATTCCGTTTCACGGGCTATTGAATATTATTCCAATTTTGTTAGAGATGCTCACACAGAAAAAGATGTAGGATCACATCAAATGTTATTGCTGTGGTTACTATAGAGGTGGCAGTTTTGGCCCAATCACTAATTAGTGGGTCGACTCGGGTTATGTTACAGTTAAATGGATAAAAATTTACCTTAAAAGGAAATGAGTCAATCCAAAGTAACTTTCTATTGAGTTAAACCTTCTATATCATTTTATACTAGAATTTAAATAATTACCCGCCATGGACTCACTAACTGCTTTTAAAGATGTtcaggttttttaaaaaaagtgttttttgtAACCTGTGTCGCCTGCCATTATGCCACCTCTAATATTTAACATTTGATAATACCTTGGATTTCTGTTAATATAAAGCCAATTTTTTTATTGACAGAAAGTTCCAGAGACGGTATTACCAAATTTGAGGGATATCATTGATAATCCCCCAAATCTTGAAGTTTATGTAGCTTCAGAAGCACTTACTTCTGTGAATGCTCAAACAAACCCCAATGAACCAAATCTGTCGACTTTAGAAGCTGATCTCGCAGCTGATAGCATTGACTGGGATATTACTTTAGATAGCTCACAGATCGATTGGGATATTGGCACGGTGGAAGAAGATGGTGGTAATGGATTAGGTTCCTATGAAATTGTCGATGCCAGTGAGATTCCACAAGGTGCTCTAAATGATGGGGTGGACCCTGATGAGATTAATAGAGAAAATATGGTGACAGAAATCTCTTGGGATATCAGTGTTGACAATCCTGAAGTTGAGTTGGCTCAAGATAGTGCTTCAACAAACATAATTCAAGGAGAAGATGCATCAGGGataaatgtttttaatgaaAGTCAAAGATCCAGCCAAGTCAGGAGCCAGCTTTTGGAGACGGAGTATAGGAGTAAGATTCttgatgatatgtttgaggtAAATAAAgttgctcttttttttttttaatgttagtGAGTTTAAGCTGGAAATTTGGGCAGGTTGGATGCATTTGGTAATTGGGGAATATGTTTTTGTGTCTAAATGGGTACTTTTTTGTACAGTTTGAAAATGAGCCAGGTCACCTTTGTTTACAGtgtcaaatttttataaatggtCATGTCCAATATGATTAAAACTATTATGTTACTTCAATAATAACCTGAATTTTCTTAATTTCACGCATTAAAAGTACACATTAGACGAATTTTGATTAATTTGACCCCCATACTTTTTGATCTTGTTCTATAGTGATCCGTTCCTACATAAAAGGGCTGCAATTGGCACCTCTACATAGATTTGAGTTTGCAGCtgatttatatgttttgatCTCATTCTTTGTATCAGATCAAAGCTTTTCTTAATCAAAGAATTATGGAGTTGACAAATACAGAGACGTTGTCTTTACAACATCAAGTTCAAGCAGTGGCTCCCTTTGTGTTGCAGCAGTACACTTCTGATGCTATCCAATCAATGCTGTCTGATGTCTCCTCGGCCATTTCCTTGCTCACAAATAGGAAAACAAGAGACCTTATTATGATTCTCAACTCGAAAAGGTGggttacattatattttattaacatatataataactaaagATTCTTCTCCAGCATGTtgggtttgattttgttgcaaatgTTACCAATGCCATGCAAGCTTTTTGTCCTCCATCTTAATTACACTAATGTAGATGTGCAAGATGGGTGAATATGGGTTTGTGTTTGAATATGTGGCATAATGGGCCGCAATGGGTTGAccattttttaaactatttttatctGAATACCATGGTTATGGTATGGGTCGAATTGCGACATACTCTAATGCTCTGGTTAGGCTGGTTATTGAATAAGATTCTTCTATATGTTAACCATATGAATGGAATTTCAGATTTCTAGAAAGATTAGTGAGCACGTTGGAAGAAAAGAAGCATCATGAGGCAAAGTTGAAGGAAGGGTTAAGTGAGTTGGTTATTAAACGCATGGAGCTACAAAACTCACTATCTTCGGTGTGGCCTAAACAAGTGAGTTCCTTATGCTACATTGCTACTCCACCCCAACTCCCACCACACCctcaaaataaatttatgtATAAAACATAACTTGTTGTTTTTAAAGGTTTACTGGTCGTATTCTTTGATTCACAGCTACGACCTTTGGGTTTGATTGTTACATATATCATGAACCGCATGAGACTTGCTACCTTAGTTAGGCGGATAATTGAATAACTGTATGGTGCCAAATCGAAGTGTTGAAAACTTGCTGAATAAGAAATTTTTGCAATTTTAGTTTCCTTCAATGAAAATTATTTCAGTTAACTCCGTATTATTTTTCAGAAAGACAAATATCAACACCACATAATATTGTACACATTTCCCCCTGGGGAGCCCACAGCCTCATGGTTGGCAAACTCACATATTGCTAGGCTAGAAGTCCTTTGGTAAGTGCACAAGTACATGGCTACCTGTGCTGTATGATTTCAAAGTTGTCAAAATATTGGAAATCCTTCTTGTGTAAGTACATGGCTACATCATTATCTGATCAAATCATACAGTTTTCATGTGTGTGTACATTTTTATGGGATGACCTCCCCATACCCCGAATTAGAGATTGGCTCTTGTTTTTGGTGGTTTCGAGTGTGAAAGGGGAAGTTCAATTGTTGCAGAAGTTCTAATATGGTTCTTATAAATGCAGGAAGCAGCAGTTGCAAAAACAAAGGAGTTGAAGAAGCTTTGTGAAACTACACTTTCATCTATGTTTGATGGAAGGCCTGTAAAGATTATCGGAGAAATTAACAGCATGTTGAGTAACGCTGGTGCCTGAAACATactcttttgtttttctagttAATAGctagttttgttaattagtaCAATTTAAGCGTTTCGTTTCTCCAAGTATCAGATATTGCCTTAAAAGCGATGCTGATGTGTGTTCTAAACAGGCTTGCTGACGTACTTTTAACTTATAATGTGTGGTTGTCACGTTGCTTTTATCGTATAAAAAGAGAGCCCATTCACAGCAAACACAAAGTTTATGTTAGGGTGTTAGACGGTTGAGCAGGAATTTACACGACCAAACTGCCGTCTCTGCTGTGTTTTATTTGGTTATCATGGGCCAGGTGTCGTTTAGACAAGAAACTTTGAAGCTCCATATTTAGATTTTATATTCTTACTTCCCACAGATCAGTTGTCACTTGTCATACTTGCATTTTAAATGTCAGAGTGCATGACTTCTGATTTGAAAATTTTGCGTTCAAAAAATGTTACAATCTCTATGTTTAGTTGTTTCAAGTAATACAACATTTTTTGGTCAAGATTCTTGTTTTGAAAGTTGTATTTCTTGAAGTAAAAGAAGTGGAATATAATATGGATATATGTTTAGCAAACACACATTTTGATATTCATGTAAACTAGATGATAGATAATGATCAGCTACACTTAAAAACATGCATAAATTATGCTAACACTCCGGAAAGTGTCTTGACGAATGatttagttttgattttgattgtgTACAATAATAGTATGTTTTTGCTTAATATGTACATGGGATTAAAGAGTTTCCATCAATCTACCCTAGAAGATATAAAATTATAGAGATAATGACtgattttattgatataatcataatcatataaTACATAGGAGGCGTCAACCATTATATAACACTCCCCTCGGGCTATCCATAGTTCAAAAATCATGCCTTGTAAAAATCTTAATAAGTAAAACCTAATGGTAAAacttaatgaaagaaaaaattgaaGGTTTGAAACATATTTAAGGTATTCCATCTTTTACTAAATGTTGCTCTCAAACATGCTTCTAGCATTGTAAGTCACTAGAGATACtctatgtataatgtatttcaTATCCTTCTAAGTAATCTTGCAATTTACAGAACAAGGCATGCTTCATGTTTACCATCTAATGAACTTTAAATCATCCATAAGACTCCGTTTACCATCTCATATTATCATGAGGTTATGCCTCCTCACAGTGACTAGTCATAATACTCTtggattattttttaaagatattatatcTTATGCATTCACATTTTTTAAGCTATTAGATGTGTCTACAGTTACGCCTCACAAATAAGTCAACTATTCTAATATATGTGATATGTGAAAAGAACAATGCTAAAGTTACaaattatcataaaaatatcacTAAATAGTGATATTTATAAGATTctataatctaccaatatatatataacaaggtcctaaattttttttttaaaaaaacaaagaacGTTAGAtgaattttaacttttcatcACAACCATTAGATGTAAATAATGGTAtaattaccaaatttattatgaaaaaacACAACATTAATTCCTTTACTTTATAAaattaacatttatttataaattatatcatttatttatagaagttttaatatcaaaatcacaaattatatttatatcaaattaaacatatacGGGGTACTTGGTAACATGTACTCATTGgttaaaaaaaggataaaaatttaaaaaacatccGAAGCTTTAATTGCACATGGCCTCTTTACCATTCTGTATAAATAGGCTATTCTATTTGTACCGATATGGTAGAGGGGCGCAAACCACACATTGCCATATTTGTCATTTGGCTTTtccatttatattatttaaatttttagttttttagatatatcataaaatcttatttttattagtattttcatCTAAAAGCTACATATAAAACTAATTCAACATAATCTTTGCGTTTTTATGAATATTTAACTAGCATGGTACATGCGTGTTGCGTCGATTATTATTGATAGAGATTCTTATGTTGCGATTACCGAAAACATATAAATTGACGATCAATTAAGCAAGATCCTATGATAGATAACGTATGAACCTTCATGTTCTAATTGAAATTGCTAAAACTAATAATTGATTCAATTTCTATCGATTGTAACCTTTGTTATATCCATATATTGATCATCCCATACCATATAtagattatacatataattatcttataaaaccaaataatatgacttattaaataatataaatgaaaagGTGAGTGTGTGTTTCTTTTTACCTAAGCTAGGTCTAGAACCTCTcgcatactaattttttaatattttgaataaataacgGGCCCATATTTTTTTatcgattaaaaaaataaaatgtgagGAGTTTTATACCTAAGCTAAATACATAACAACCACATACTCCCATCCctctaatataaatatattaattttaatttggcTATACATATGGATCTAACTTTAGATTAAAATCGTATGTTATATAGGGCTGACTGATAACGTAAATAAACATTAATTGATAGTTACAATATTATTCGTAGTTTATcgtaatataaattaaaaacgtGTTAGATTACGATGCGAATAATAAGAATTTATATATGgtcaattaaataatataaatatattaattttaatctgGTTATACATGTGTATCttatactaaaaaatatatttatcttataaaaccaaaaaatatgacttattaaataatataaatatattaattttaatatggcTATACATATCGATctcacattaaattaaaatcctacgTTGTACAAAGCTGACTGAGAAcgtaaataaaaacaattgatAGTTACAAAGTTtatcataatataaaaaatatcatattaCGACGCgaataataagattataatttaaatattaaatatatgatatatgtcaaatatgttaaaacatgactaatgaaacataatatttaaaaattttctttatgatttatttttagtaaatattatataataagcAATCCCATTTAAAATagctatatattaaaaactcaatgggactttgatgaaaaatattttataaacttttgaaagtttattGCATAACATAGTAATAACAGGAGTAATAATAGGAGGtttaaaatatagttttaatTGAAAATGAAGTCGTACATAAAACTATGattgaatatatgatatatgatacgTTATAGCATGATACAAATTAACTTGACAATTTTTGTATCatgatattaattaatatataacatttttttttatatttgtcaaTTTACGATATTGTAATATAATGTcgataaatatatatgtctacTCGTATATTACGCGTGATAATAATCTATAAGTGTGCATGTGGATAATGTACAACATAGAGGGGTAGCTAGCAGTGGACTACCCTCAGATCTAGCCcactaaaaattaattttacttCCACTAGAGCCCCAACTTATATTACCTAAATACCTAATCGGCTAATTTCTTTAACAATAAAAAAGAGCCCcctgttatttttatttattatttattattttttaagt is drawn from Erigeron canadensis isolate Cc75 chromosome 9, C_canadensis_v1, whole genome shotgun sequence and contains these coding sequences:
- the LOC122580993 gene encoding TBCC domain-containing protein 1 — its product is MTESPPPPESQPPPQIYIHPRREPFEHGLIPLQKLIFTDGSQTLIPLRDKFLQSSVSNNRINSAIISETLGISDEHARLVIDIIASVLHSDSDPVVVAKPDEVDSVGVNVYDLIIFLYIQSYKRLLPRGHKDSAAVADVWPSTSAFDGFLSALTPLQLVRSNSRRSMPSQADEEAHQLSYLQKHLGNIITLLADSVEGEESLVLTMEKFEHLGFLIYFGEKGSEKTPLSQNAPFFANSDPDMPAAPVPASQVHDWILQSISDALDRISERVAAKENGQASPSDHDVLMTDASPTFKASTSAKGPSFIEGISKQAYVKQAPELSGSFVKVVNCHESVIYVLAPLKYATIYGCSDATIVLGAVGKAVRVEHCERVHVISAAKRICIANCRECIFFLGVNQQPLIVGDNHKLQVAPYNTFYTQLEEHMAQVGIEATPNRWGEPVALGLIDPHDSLSHPAGVSDCQAESATCIDPDQFTNFLIPNWLEGQASGSTKDNPFSLPEAYQSSQRRNENNLVEVQQMLREAALEDGRRKELSNALHVYFRDWLYASGNIRQLYCLQGE
- the LOC122581371 gene encoding CDK5RAP3-like protein: MQNSDNVRDLPIDIAFARLGEWLVDRKRIPSDWRKKVAVIKSKISTAFQSLPKDIHPFFQTLELDGIGYLEAKKIYDILLKSTSESRNIFGRLSGDAGAWEAIVRAYEKDHLFLGEAAQIMVQNVNYEIPYHKKLIQRTQQQLAELERKETDIKRNAALSAAKYAEACQELGLQGINVKSELLETASSSLPVTFSNLLEVLKCDSVSRAIEYYSNFVRDAHTEKDKVPETVLPNLRDIIDNPPNLEVYVASEALTSVNAQTNPNEPNLSTLEADLAADSIDWDITLDSSQIDWDIGTVEEDGGNGLGSYEIVDASEIPQGALNDGVDPDEINRENMVTEISWDISVDNPEVELAQDSASTNIIQGEDASGINVFNESQRSSQVRSQLLETEYRSKILDDMFEIKAFLNQRIMELTNTETLSLQHQVQAVAPFVLQQYTSDAIQSMLSDVSSAISLLTNRKTRDLIMILNSKRFLERLVSTLEEKKHHEAKLKEGLSELVIKRMELQNSLSSVWPKQEAAVAKTKELKKLCETTLSSMFDGRPVKIIGEINSMLSNAGA